The DNA sequence CGCCGTTCGTGCAGTCGGGCTACGACGAGTTGTACCTGAACAACATCGGGCCGTATCAGGACGAGTTCTTCGCGATGTACCGCGACGAAGTGATCCCGGAGCTGCGCCGACTCGCAGCGCACGCTGCCGCGTCCTCGGCGCAGCCGGGTTCGGACTGACAGGAGGTGCAGCGGTGGCCAAGGCCGCAGACAAGAAGAGTTCGGACAAGAAAGGTTCGGGCAAGAGTCGTGGCGGCGGGTTGCGAGCTCAGGTGCGCAACAAGTTGCGTGCGAAGCAGTTCGCGTTTCCCAGGCAACGCAAGGAGCCGATCTACGACGCCAAGCACGTCCGGAATGCGATCTCCCGGTTCAACCAGGTCACCGACGTCAGCGACCGGCAGCGGGACGCGGCCTGGCGCCGGATCAAGCGGGCCGCGAAGAAGTACGGCGTGGACGTCTCGGAACGGTCCTGGCGCGAACTGGGCCGGCCGAAGGATTCGTCGAAGGGCAAGAAGGCCAGTGGCAAGGGCCGCGGTAGCAAGCCGAAGGGATAGCCGGCAGGAGATCGGCCGGCAGCTCGCGACCGGCTCACGATGACCGCTGCGGCGATCGGAGCATGCGCAGCACCGCCCGCTCGACCTTGCCGTGCACCGGAAGGTTGCGCCGGGCCCGCGGCAGGGACTGCCGCGGGAGGACGACGCCGTCGTCGAAGAGTTCCACCACCCGGGGATCGACGTAGGAGCTCCGCGCGACCGTGACGGTGTTCCCGAGGTAGTCGGCCACCCCGCGGTACGCGGCCACGACCGCTCGCTTGCGCGCGGTCGTGCCGGTGACACTGCCCTCGAAGGCGAGCAGCTGCGCCATGAGCACCGTCGCGTTCCAGGTCCGGAAGTCCTTGGCGGTGAAGTCGCCGCGCATCATTTCGTGGACGTGCTGGTTGACATCGGCACTGTGGATGTCGTGCCAGGCGTTGCCGTCGTTCCAGGCCAGCAACTCCGGGTCGTCGTCGTCGCGGTGGATCAACTCGGCGAGAACCTTGGCCAGTGCCGAGTCGACGACTCGTTGTTCGCGGTCCTTGGCGCCCTTGGCCACGTAGTGGAACGTGATGCTGTGGCCGCGGACGACGACGTGTTCGCGCCGGATCGTGGCCAGGCCGTAGGTGTCGTGCTGATCCGCGTAGGACTCCGACCCGATCCGGAACGATCCCAGGTCAAGCATGCGAAAGGCCGCAGCGAGGGCTCTCGACTTGGTGACGTCGTCGCCCTTCAATGCATTGGCGGTGTGGACCCGCGCCCTCGGTAGCCGGGCAGCCAGGTCGAGCACCCGGTCATGCTTGGCCGCGTCACGCTGGGTCCGCCACTGCGCGTGGTAGAGGTACTGACGCCGACCGGCGGCGTCGGTACCGACAGCTTGGATGTGCCCGTTGACGGCCGGGCTGATCCAGACGTCGGTCCAGGCCGGCGGGATCACCAGGTCGGCGATGCGCTGGAGGCTTGCGGGGTCTGCGATACGACTGCCGTGGGCGTCGAGGTACTCGAACCCGCGGCCCCGTCGCCGACGGCGCCAGCCCGGCTCGGCCGGCGACGATCGCCGCAGTCTCATCGGCCTCGTGCTG is a window from the Actinomycetota bacterium genome containing:
- a CDS encoding DNA topoisomerase IB, which gives rise to MRLRRSSPAEPGWRRRRRGRGFEYLDAHGSRIADPASLQRIADLVIPPAWTDVWISPAVNGHIQAVGTDAAGRRQYLYHAQWRTQRDAAKHDRVLDLAARLPRARVHTANALKGDDVTKSRALAAAFRMLDLGSFRIGSESYADQHDTYGLATIRREHVVVRGHSITFHYVAKGAKDREQRVVDSALAKVLAELIHRDDDDPELLAWNDGNAWHDIHSADVNQHVHEMMRGDFTAKDFRTWNATVLMAQLLAFEGSVTGTTARKRAVVAAYRGVADYLGNTVTVARSSYVDPRVVELFDDGVVLPRQSLPRARRNLPVHGKVERAVLRMLRSPQRSS